GAGCAGCAGGGCGTTGTCGTAGAGCATCTTCTCGAAGTGCGGAACCACCCAGGCGTTGTCGACGCTGTAGCGCGCGAAACCGCCTGCGAGCTGGTCGTAGATGCCGCCGCGGGCCATCGCCGCGCAGGTGTCCTTGGCCAGTTCGAGCGCGGAGTGCCCGCTGCCCGGCTCGCCGAGCCGCTCGTGGTGGCGCAGCAGGAACTCGAGCACCATCGACGGCGGGAACTTCGGCGCATCGCCGAACCCGCCGTGGTCGGCGTCGAACTCGGCGTGCAGCCGGGACACCGCACCGGCCAGCACCTCTTCGTCCAAGATGGACTCCGGCAGCGGCGGGCGCTGCTCGGCCAGCTGCTCGACCACCCTGGCCGCGGCCTTGCGGACCTCCTCACCGCGACCGCTCCAGGCCTGCGCCACGGCGTCCAGCAGCTGGCGGAACGACGGCATCCCGGACATCGGGGCCACCGGGTAGTAGGTGCCGCAGTGGAAGGGCTCGCCGTCCGGGGTGAGGAAGCAGGTCATCGGCCAGCCGCCCTGCCCGGTCATGGCCTGGGTGGCCTCCATGTAGACGGCGTCGATGTCCGGCCGCTCCTCGCGGTCGACCTTGACGTTGACGAAGTGCTCGTTCATCAGCCGAGCGGTCTCGTCGTCCTCGAACGACTCGTGCGCCATCACGTGGCACCAGTGGCAAGCGGCGTACCCGACGGACAGCAGGACCGGCACATCGCGGCGGCGGGCCTCGGCGAACGCCTCGGGCGACCAGGGCCACCAATCGACCGGGTTGTCCGCGTGCTGGAGCAGGTACGGGCTGGTCGCGCCCGCGAGCCGATTAGCCATGCCCCCAGCCTCCCACTGCTCGCCGAGCCCTGACCAGCGGGCGGCTCGACGAAGACGGGCGGAGCCGGTCGCGCTCCCGACGCGACCGGACCCGCCCGGGACCGGTGGTCTTCCGCGGCTCAGGCGCCGGGCTGGATCGGGCCGACCTGCGTGCCTGCGTCGACGGTGATCTCGCCCAGCGCGCTGCTCACGCCGGAGAGCGAACCGTCGGCCTCCGGCAGGCGGAAGTCCACGCGGTCCGCCGGGGTGCCGCCCGGGACGTTGCGGACCTGGATGTCGAAGTGGACCGGCTGGCCGGGGCCGAATACGACCGTCCGGCCTTCGCCGTATGCCTCGGTCTGCACGCCGAGCGGCGCTTCGCCGCGGTAGAACACGACCTCGGCGGGCGAGCCGTTGAGCGTGCAGGGCGCGCTCGCGTCCATCGCGGTGAGCGTGACGTTGTAGTGCGAGTGCCCCGCGCTGCTGTCGGAGGGCGTGACGGTCGCGTCGAAGATGCCCGGCGCGCACGCGCTCGGCGGCGGGGGCGGCGGCGTCGCGAGGGCCTGGGAGGCGTTGAAACCGACTCCCGCGATCGCGGCGATCGCGAGCGAGGCACCGAATGCGCTGCGGCGGAAGAACTGGTTCATCGTGAGGCTCCCTGTTGGTTCTTTCTCCTTGCACCCCTGAAGACGGCTCGGAGCGGCAGCGGTTGCCGACGTCGGGCCGATAGTCGGATCGGCCACTCCGGAGCAACCTCGCCGCCTCCCGCGCGTCCGGGGTGAACCGGCCTCCGTTTCCGGGACGTGCTTGAGTAGGACGAGGACTTCTCAGAAAATGTGTTAACAACGAGATCGACCTCGGGAGCGGTTTTGACATCGACGACGATGTGCGCCTCGGTCCGCGACGACACGGCGGTCCCGGCCGCCGTGCGGGCGCAGGAGTAGCGGTGGCGGGCAGGACGCGACCGCCGGACGCGGTGGTCGAGCAGCGGCGGCAGGACGTGTTGCGGCAGGTCATCGAGCACGGCGAGGTCCGGATCACCGATCTCGCGGAGCGCTTCGAGGTCAGCCTCATGACGATGCACCGCGATCTCGACGCGCTCGTCGACCGGCGGCTGGTGCGCAAGCTGCGGGGCCGGGTGACGGCCTACCCGTCGCTGACCCTGGAGACCGCGACGCGCTTCCGGGTCGGGTTGCAGGTCGCCGAGAAGGAGGCGCTGGCCGACGCGGCCGCCGTCGAGGTCCAGCCCGGCATGACGCTGCTGGTCGACGACTCCAGCACGGTGTTCCCGCTGGCCCGCCGGATCGCCGAGGTGGCGGCGCTGCGGGTGTTCACCAACTCGCTCACCGTCGCGCAGATCCTCGCCGGTGCCGGGCACGAGGTGGGCCTGCTCGGCGGCCGCTACCGCGCCGAGTTCGACTCGTGCACCGGCCCGGAGGTGCTCAAGGCGCTGGACGGGCTGCACGCCGACGTCTCGTTCGTGTCGGCGGCGGCCGTCACCGAGGGCCACCTGTTCCACCCGGTCCGGGACTACGCCGAGATCAAGCAGCGCATCGTCGGCCGTGCGACGCGCAACGTGCTGCTGGTCGACCACTCCAAGTTCGGCAAGAGCGCGCCCTTCGCGCACGGCGATGTGGGCGCCTACGACCTGGTCGTCACCGATGCCGCCGCACCGGCGGCGGAGCTGGATGCGATCCGCGGTCTCGACACCGCTGTCCGCGTCGTGCCGATACCCGGGCTCGTGGCAACAACCGATCCAGACAGGGGAACCGATGCGCGCAGTTGACAGTCCGGCCGCAGGAGGCACGCGATGAGCCTGGTCGCCGGGGTCGACTCCTCCACCCAGTCCACCAAGGTCGTGGTGTGCGACAGCGAGACCGGGCAGGTGGTGCGGGAAGGCCGCGCCCCGCACCCGGACGGCACGGTCGCCGACCCGGCCGAGTGGTGGCACGCACTCAGCACCGCCACCGCCGGACTGCTCGACGACGTGGCGGGCATCGGCATCGCCGCGCAGCAGCACGGCCTGGTGGCGCTGGACGAACGCGGCGAGGTGGTCCGTCCCGCGCTGCTGTGGAACGACAACCGCTCCGCGCAGGCCGCGACCGACCTGACCGCGGAGCTCGGCGGTGCGCAAGCGACCGCCACCGCGATCGGCAGCGTGCCGGTGGCCAGCTTCACGGTCAGCAAGCTGCGGTGGATGGCCGAGCACGAGCCGGAGCTGGCCGACCGCGTCACCGATGTGCTGCTCCCGCACGACTGGCTGACCTGGCGGCTGACCGGCGAGATGGTCACCGACCGCGGCGACGCATCGGGCACCGGCTACTGGTCGCCCGGCGAGGGCCGCTACCGCGAGGACGTGCTGGCCACCGCCTTCGGCGGCCGCACCCCGCGCACGCCCCGCGTCCTGGGCCCGGCGGAACCGGCCGGCCGCACGCCGGACGGCAGGCTGGTGTCGGCCGGGACCGGCGACAACATGGGAGCCGCGCTGGGCCTGGCGATCGGCCCGGGCGACGTCGTGGTGTCCCTGGGCACCAGCGGCACCGTGTTCGCCTCGGCGGAGCACCCGAGCGCCGATCCGACTGGCACGATCGCCGGTTTCGCCGACGCCACCGGGCGATTCCTGCCTCTGGTGTGCACGCTCAACGCGGCCCGCGTGCTCACCTCGACGGCCGCGCTGCTGGGCGTGGAGATGGCCGAATTCGACCGCCTGGCCTGCGAAGCGGCGCCGGGCGCGGACGACCTCGTCCTGCTGCCTTACCTGGACGGCGAGCGCACGCCGAACCTCCCGGACGCCAGCGGCACGCTGCTCGGTCTCCGCCGCGACAACATGACCCCGCAGAACCTGGCCCGCGCGGCGGTCGAAGGAATGCTCTGCGGCCTCGCGACGGGTGTCGACGCGCTGCGTGAACAGGGCGTCGAGGTCCGCCGGGTGCTGCTCATCGGCGGTGCGGCGCAGTCCAAGGCGGTGCAGGTCGCGGCACCGCAGGTGTTCGGGGTCCCGGTGACGGTGCCCGCGCCCGCGGAGTACGTGGCCCGCGGCGCGGCCCGCCAAGCGGCCTGGGCCCTGACCGGCCACCAACCGCACTGGGAGCTCACGGGTTCGGCGGAACTGGAGGTCACCGACGACTCGGCGGGCGAGCGAATCCGCCACCACCACCGCGAGGCCTTCACCCAGGTCCACGGCGGCTGACGGATCGTGAGTGCGCAGGGCGCCCTGCGCACTCACGAACGTGCTCGAATGACGGCCGCCGCGGCGGGCCGATCCACTACCGTTCCAACGGAAGTTGAGCGAGCAGGGGGATCTCCGTTGCAACCAGGGCACCCGCAGTTCCAACCGCATCCGCGCCCGGCGGGCCCACCGCCCGGCATGCCGCCAGGACCGCCACCCGCCCGGCCCCCGATGCCACCGCGCCCCGCCGCACCGCCACCGGTGCAGCCGCCGGTGGCGGAAGCGACGCAGGTCATCCGCACCGAGCCGAAGCCCGACGGGCCGATCGACATCTTCGACCTCGCCGGTGTCGGCGATCCGCTCAAGCTCGACCCGAGCAAGCTCTGGCAGCGCCGCGACGACGGGCAGCGCTACCGGATTCCCATCGGCTTGGACGAGAACCAGCAACCGGTGGTGCTCGATCTGCTCGGATCCACGACCGCGTTCGGCGTTTTCGGTTCCACCGGCTCCGACAGAGCCCCGTACCTGCACAGCCTCCTGTTCGGGATGGCCGCGACGCACTCCCCGGCGGAGATCAGCTTCTTCTGCATCGGCGGCTCCGTCACTCAGCCGACCTGGAACTCGATCACCGAACTTCCGCACAGGGCGGCTGTCCAGACGACCAGCGAGGACCTCTACGACGAGCACCGGCTCATCGCCGCGCTGGAAGGAGAGCTGGAGCGGCGGGCCCAGCTCCTCGCCGGGATGTCCATGCAGCACTTCACCGACTACCAGGCCATCGAGTCCCAGACCAGGTTCGGTCCGATGCCGCTGCTGGTGGTCGCGGTCGACATGCTCCCGCACTTCCTCGAAGAAGCACCGGGTTTCGAGCGAACCCTGGGGAAGCTGATGTCTGCGGGTCGTCTGGGAATCAAGCTGCTCTTCAGCGCCTTCGGACCAGATGAACTGCCGAGGCGCCTCGCGTACAGATTCGACTCGGTAGTGCTGCACACCTGTGCGGAATCCGACTCCAAGCCGCTGCTGGGAGACGACCGCGCGCTGCACCTCCGGCCCGATCAGGCTTACCTGGTGGGCGGAGTCAAGAAACCGGTGCTGTTCCGCACCGCCCACGCCAACCTGCGCCACCCGTCGAGTTCCCCGGACACCCCGGCCTACCGGTTGTTCGCAGACGGCTTGCAACACAAGGCACCGCCGGCCAAGAAGCTCCTGCTGCCGAAACCTGGGATAGAACCGCCGTCCGGCGTGGACGCCCCGCTGCCCCGGCTGACCACCAGCGAGGACCGCGGCTACGGGGCCGAGACCACATCGCCGCCGGTCGTCTCCATCGGAACCGTCGACAACCCGCGCGAGCACCGGCAGGACCCGCTGCAGCTGGACTTCACCGGCGCCGACAGCAGGCTCGCGATCGTCGGGCGGCCCGGCAGCGGCAAGACCACCACGGTGCTGACCGCCCTGATGGCACTGGCGCTGACCAGCACTCCGACCGAAGTTCGCTTCCACTGCCTGGCCTTCGGCGGCAACGGCCTGCTACCGCTGCGGAACCTGCCGCACAGCGGTGCCGTCGTGCAGAGCCGGTCCCCGAAGCAGGTGGAACAGGCCCTGGCGCACCTGGAATCCACATTGGACAACCGGGCGCGGTTCTTCGTCGCGGAGGGGATCGATTCCGCCGCCGATTTCCGCCGCAGGCGCGCCGAAGCTGATTTCGGCGAAGAGGCCACCGACCACTTCCTCGTCGTCGACGGCTGGCCGGAGGTGCACCAGCACCCCGGCCTCGCCGAACGCGTGCTGCGCCTGGCGCGGCGCGGGACGGAGCACGGCATCCACCTGATCGTCACGGCCAACCGCTGGGACGACCTGCCGCGCGAACTGCGCGAACTCGTCGGCGGCCGGATCGAGCTGCGGCTCACCGATCCACGCGAGTCGCTGGTCTCCACCGCAGCGGCGCAACGGCTCCCGGACGAGGCCGGTCACTGCCTGCGCCAGGAGCTGTGGGGCGCGATCAACCTGCCCGTGCTCGACGACGACCTGCCCAGCTACTTCGAGTACGTCGAATCCGGGCTACCGGAGGACCTGCCCGCCAAGACCCGGGAGCTCGTCGCCCGCATCGACGAGTCCTGGAAGGGGCCCCGCTTCCGCCAGCTCGGCCACGAGCGGACAGCGGTCGACCACGACGACCTCCCGCGGTCCGAACCGCACGCCATCCCGCTCGGCATCGACGACGGTGGCGAGCCCGTGCTCCTCGACCTGAGCGGCGAGAACCCGCACCTCCTGATCACGGGCGGGCCGGAATCCGGCAAGAGCACGGCTATCCGCACCGTGCTGCGCGGAATCGCGAGCGCGTACTCGCCGAAGCAGGCCAAGGTGCTGCTGATCGACTACAAGCGCGAGCACCACCACGCGCTGATCTCGGAAGACCACCTGCTGGCGTGGAACCGCACCTGGGAGGACTCGATCCGGGACCTGGCGCAGGTCATCGCGTCCCTGCGCAAGCGGCGCGGCCCGGCGGCGTGGTCCGGCCCGGAGCTGTTCGTGGTCGCCGACGACTTCCACGAAGTCAGCCGCAGAGCGGAGCTGCGCTCGCTGGGCGGCCTCGACGAGTTCCTCCCGGACGCCCACGAGGTCGGCCTGCACCTGGTCGTGGCGAGCAACGGCCTGCACCCGCACCAGCGCAACAGCATCGTCCCCGGCCTCGGACACTGCGCCCACCAGCTGCTGCTGAAGGACGCGACCGGCCCGGAGTGGCTGACCGGTGCACCGGCCGAACGGCCGCGGGAACAGGGCGAAGCACGACTGCTCAGGCCGGTCGGCCCGAGCGCCCGCCTCCGCTTCCCGAAGATCCCACCGCCGGAATGAACGAAAGCGGGGCCGCCCGGTCGCACCGGACGGCCCCGCTTTGCTCCCCCTGCTAAGGGGTTTCGTCTTTGTCGGGCTTAGTCTCGCCCTTCTCCGCTTCCGCGGCTTCGGTTTCGCGGGCCGCTTCGGCTCGCTTCACCTTCGCCGGGGCCGCCGCGGCGGCCTTGTCCTCGTCGAAGACCACCGGCACCTTGCGCAGGTGCTTGGTCATCGAGCGGATCAGGAAGACCACCGCCACGGCGAACAGGATCAGCAGCACCAGGCCGACCGGCGAGGACTTGCCGAAGTCCTCGCCCTGCCCGCCCGGGTCGTTCGGCGGTGCCGGGGCCTGCGCGAGCACGTAGGCCGCGGTTTCCAGGGCAGTCATGCGCACACCTTCTCCTGCACACCGGAGAACAGGTCGTCCTCCGGCAACGTGGTGTCGACCAGGGACCGGACCAGCTCGTAGTCCTCGGTCGGCCACAGCTCCTGCTGGATGTCCAGCGGCACCGCGAACCACCTGCTGTTCGGGTCGATCTGCGTCGCGTGGGCGCGCAGCGCGTCATCGCGCTGGGCGAAGTACTCGGCGCACTCGACCCGGGTGGTGACCCGCTCGTCCGGATCGGGCCGCGAGGAGTCCCACTTGGCCAGCCACTCGCCGTAGGGCGACTCGATGTCGCGGGCCAGCAGCGCCTCGTGGAAGAGCTGCATGCGCTTGCGGGAGAAGCCGTGCGAGTAGTACAGCTTCAGCGGCTGCCACGGCTCCCCGGCGTCCTGGTACAGGTCGGGGTCGCCGGCCGCGTCGAAGGCCGCCACCGAGATCTCGTGGCACCGGATGTGGTCCGGGTGCGGGTAGCCGCCGTTCTCGTCGTAGGTGATCACCACGTGCGGGCGGAACTCGCGCATCACCGCGACCAGCTCCCGGGTGGACACCTCCACCGGCGTGGTGGCGAACACGCCCTCCGGCAGCGGCGGGAGCGGGTCGCCCTCCGGCAGGCCGGAGTCGACGAAGCCCAGCCAGCGGTGCTGCACACCGAGGATCTCGGCCGCCTCCGCCATCTCCTGCCGCCGGACCT
This portion of the Saccharopolyspora antimicrobica genome encodes:
- the xylB gene encoding xylulokinase, giving the protein MSLVAGVDSSTQSTKVVVCDSETGQVVREGRAPHPDGTVADPAEWWHALSTATAGLLDDVAGIGIAAQQHGLVALDERGEVVRPALLWNDNRSAQAATDLTAELGGAQATATAIGSVPVASFTVSKLRWMAEHEPELADRVTDVLLPHDWLTWRLTGEMVTDRGDASGTGYWSPGEGRYREDVLATAFGGRTPRTPRVLGPAEPAGRTPDGRLVSAGTGDNMGAALGLAIGPGDVVVSLGTSGTVFASAEHPSADPTGTIAGFADATGRFLPLVCTLNAARVLTSTAALLGVEMAEFDRLACEAAPGADDLVLLPYLDGERTPNLPDASGTLLGLRRDNMTPQNLARAAVEGMLCGLATGVDALREQGVEVRRVLLIGGAAQSKAVQVAAPQVFGVPVTVPAPAEYVARGAARQAAWALTGHQPHWELTGSAELEVTDDSAGERIRHHHREAFTQVHGG
- a CDS encoding DUF4232 domain-containing protein yields the protein MNQFFRRSAFGASLAIAAIAGVGFNASQALATPPPPPPSACAPGIFDATVTPSDSSAGHSHYNVTLTAMDASAPCTLNGSPAEVVFYRGEAPLGVQTEAYGEGRTVVFGPGQPVHFDIQVRNVPGGTPADRVDFRLPEADGSLSGVSSALGEITVDAGTQVGPIQPGA
- the eccCb gene encoding type VII secretion protein EccCb translates to MAEATQVIRTEPKPDGPIDIFDLAGVGDPLKLDPSKLWQRRDDGQRYRIPIGLDENQQPVVLDLLGSTTAFGVFGSTGSDRAPYLHSLLFGMAATHSPAEISFFCIGGSVTQPTWNSITELPHRAAVQTTSEDLYDEHRLIAALEGELERRAQLLAGMSMQHFTDYQAIESQTRFGPMPLLVVAVDMLPHFLEEAPGFERTLGKLMSAGRLGIKLLFSAFGPDELPRRLAYRFDSVVLHTCAESDSKPLLGDDRALHLRPDQAYLVGGVKKPVLFRTAHANLRHPSSSPDTPAYRLFADGLQHKAPPAKKLLLPKPGIEPPSGVDAPLPRLTTSEDRGYGAETTSPPVVSIGTVDNPREHRQDPLQLDFTGADSRLAIVGRPGSGKTTTVLTALMALALTSTPTEVRFHCLAFGGNGLLPLRNLPHSGAVVQSRSPKQVEQALAHLESTLDNRARFFVAEGIDSAADFRRRRAEADFGEEATDHFLVVDGWPEVHQHPGLAERVLRLARRGTEHGIHLIVTANRWDDLPRELRELVGGRIELRLTDPRESLVSTAAAQRLPDEAGHCLRQELWGAINLPVLDDDLPSYFEYVESGLPEDLPAKTRELVARIDESWKGPRFRQLGHERTAVDHDDLPRSEPHAIPLGIDDGGEPVLLDLSGENPHLLITGGPESGKSTAIRTVLRGIASAYSPKQAKVLLIDYKREHHHALISEDHLLAWNRTWEDSIRDLAQVIASLRKRRGPAAWSGPELFVVADDFHEVSRRAELRSLGGLDEFLPDAHEVGLHLVVASNGLHPHQRNSIVPGLGHCAHQLLLKDATGPEWLTGAPAERPREQGEARLLRPVGPSARLRFPKIPPPE
- the mca gene encoding mycothiol conjugate amidase Mca, with translation MADKLRLMTVHAHPDDESSKGAATTARYVAEGHEVMVVTCTGGEAGSILNPAMDRPEVIENLTEVRRQEMAEAAEILGVQHRWLGFVDSGLPEGDPLPPLPEGVFATTPVEVSTRELVAVMREFRPHVVITYDENGGYPHPDHIRCHEISVAAFDAAGDPDLYQDAGEPWQPLKLYYSHGFSRKRMQLFHEALLARDIESPYGEWLAKWDSSRPDPDERVTTRVECAEYFAQRDDALRAHATQIDPNSRWFAVPLDIQQELWPTEDYELVRSLVDTTLPEDDLFSGVQEKVCA
- a CDS encoding DeoR/GlpR family DNA-binding transcription regulator, with amino-acid sequence MAGRTRPPDAVVEQRRQDVLRQVIEHGEVRITDLAERFEVSLMTMHRDLDALVDRRLVRKLRGRVTAYPSLTLETATRFRVGLQVAEKEALADAAAVEVQPGMTLLVDDSSTVFPLARRIAEVAALRVFTNSLTVAQILAGAGHEVGLLGGRYRAEFDSCTGPEVLKALDGLHADVSFVSAAAVTEGHLFHPVRDYAEIKQRIVGRATRNVLLVDHSKFGKSAPFAHGDVGAYDLVVTDAAAPAAELDAIRGLDTAVRVVPIPGLVATTDPDRGTDARS